One Succinivibrio dextrinosolvens DNA window includes the following coding sequences:
- the galE gene encoding UDP-glucose 4-epimerase GalE, producing the protein MTTILVTGGAGYIGSHTVIELIKAGYDPVIYDNFYNSKPAVLARINKIVGRNVPFVSGDIRSREQLEQVFQNYKIDGVINFAGLKAVGESVKKPLEYYDNNVNGARVLLSVMREFGCKNFIFSSSATVYGEPDSLPLTENSPVKRANCPYGQTKVDIEYMCQELQIADPSFSMVLLRYFNPVGAHESGLIGEDPRGIPNNLMPYLTQVAVGRLKELSVFGNDYPTPDGTCIRDYIHVVDLALGHVAALNHCLNVPGTHIYNLGTGTGYSVLDMVKSFSKAIGRELPYKFAPRREGDVIACYADPSKAKNELGWVAKKTLDDMTADSYNWQKNNPNGYED; encoded by the coding sequence ATGACTACTATTCTGGTAACTGGTGGCGCAGGCTACATTGGCTCACATACAGTAATTGAACTGATTAAAGCTGGTTATGATCCTGTTATTTACGATAACTTCTACAATTCAAAACCTGCAGTACTTGCAAGAATCAACAAGATTGTAGGCCGTAACGTTCCATTTGTCTCAGGTGATATTCGTTCACGTGAGCAGTTAGAGCAGGTTTTTCAGAACTATAAGATTGACGGAGTTATTAATTTCGCTGGTTTAAAGGCTGTAGGTGAGTCTGTTAAAAAGCCTCTCGAATATTATGACAACAATGTTAACGGTGCACGTGTTCTTCTGTCTGTAATGAGAGAATTCGGCTGCAAGAATTTCATTTTCTCCTCATCTGCCACTGTTTATGGTGAGCCAGATTCTCTTCCATTAACCGAGAATTCTCCTGTAAAGAGAGCTAACTGTCCATATGGACAGACCAAAGTTGATATTGAGTACATGTGTCAGGAACTGCAGATTGCTGATCCTTCTTTCTCAATGGTGCTGCTTCGCTACTTCAACCCTGTAGGAGCTCATGAGTCTGGTTTAATTGGTGAGGACCCAAGAGGTATTCCAAATAATCTGATGCCTTACCTGACACAGGTTGCTGTTGGCAGATTAAAGGAACTGTCTGTTTTCGGTAATGATTATCCAACTCCAGACGGCACCTGTATTCGTGACTATATCCATGTTGTTGATCTTGCTTTAGGTCATGTCGCTGCTCTGAATCACTGCCTGAATGTACCAGGTACTCATATCTACAATTTAGGAACCGGTACCGGCTACAGCGTTCTTGATATGGTTAAATCCTTCTCTAAAGCAATTGGCAGAGAGCTTCCTTACAAGTTTGCTCCTAGAAGAGAAGGAGACGTTATTGCCTGCTATGCAGATCCATCAAAGGCCAAGAATGAATTAGGCTGGGTCGCCAAGAAGACTTTGGATGATATGACTGCCGATTCTTACAATTGGCAGAAGAACAATCCAAACGGTTACGAAGACTAA
- a CDS encoding HU family DNA-binding protein, with protein MNKTELVDAIAKRSSLTKVDSKKALDALLEAVQGALVKGDAVQLIGFGTFKVSARKARQGRNPRTGEVIKIAASKVPVFSAGSALKDAVNKKK; from the coding sequence ATGAACAAAACAGAACTTGTTGACGCAATTGCAAAGCGTAGCTCATTAACCAAGGTTGATTCAAAGAAGGCTTTAGATGCTCTTCTAGAGGCTGTACAGGGGGCTCTTGTAAAGGGTGATGCTGTTCAGCTGATTGGATTTGGTACTTTTAAGGTATCAGCAAGAAAGGCTCGTCAGGGCCGCAACCCAAGAACTGGTGAAGTTATCAAGATTGCTGCAAGCAAGGTTCCTGTATTCTCCGCTGGCTCAGCTTTAAAAGACGCTGTAAACAAGAAGAAATAA
- a CDS encoding chemotaxis protein CheW: MNSYSVLNDFGIFLFRLSGTRQFYAVNVNRVQEIMPCPRITVLPKLQKHIVGVVTIHNDVTLPVIDLCEVLCGRKTQNIRQSLIVVIRSGSSQYAFLASKADRIININDNALLPSDINSADTYMLGAVQVEKELVELIDVDKVIKDVISQKSDNLSVSETDYKQENLYSIRSC, from the coding sequence ATGAACTCTTATAGTGTTTTAAACGATTTTGGTATTTTTCTTTTCAGATTAAGTGGCACAAGACAGTTTTATGCGGTAAATGTAAATAGAGTGCAGGAAATTATGCCTTGCCCAAGAATCACGGTGCTGCCTAAACTTCAGAAGCATATAGTTGGTGTTGTTACCATTCACAATGACGTTACACTACCTGTTATTGATTTATGCGAAGTTCTCTGCGGAAGAAAAACTCAGAATATCAGACAGAGTTTAATTGTTGTTATTAGGTCTGGCAGTTCTCAGTATGCTTTTTTAGCTTCAAAGGCCGACAGAATCATCAATATTAATGATAATGCACTACTGCCTTCTGACATCAATAGTGCCGATACCTACATGTTAGGAGCCGTTCAGGTTGAAAAGGAACTTGTTGAGCTGATAGATGTGGATAAGGTAATAAAAGATGTTATTTCTCAGAAGTCTGATAATCTTTCAGTTAGCGAAACGGATTACAAACAGGAAAATCTGTACAGCATAAGAAGTTGCTAG
- the galK gene encoding galactokinase, which produces MSDIKEICLKAFEDKFGTKPTMQEYAPGRVNIIGEHTDYNGGFVLPCAIKYGTCMVAKLNGTNTMRILAVDMNNDYDEFELAAKIEKHPTKLWVNYLRGVAYQICEKFGSKVKGLDIAIKGDVPPGAGLSSSASLEVCFGHLVSNAFDLNIALMDIALMGQTAEAYIGMKCGIMDQAISANGTKDHAVRIDCKSYGLTQVAVPSNLEILIINSNIKHQLVGSEYNDRRESCEKAAKIIGVPLLRDATMEMLDACKDKMDDVTYRRARHVITEDDRVLEASKAFESGDLKTLAKLMYASHMSQKQDFEITVKETDAIVDIVKEALGEEYAAVRQTGGGFGGCVVAVVEPKNVEVVKNAINAKYQKISGIGATIFETQACDGATFTRLA; this is translated from the coding sequence ATGTCAGATATCAAAGAAATTTGCCTAAAAGCTTTTGAAGACAAATTCGGAACAAAACCTACCATGCAGGAGTATGCTCCAGGACGAGTAAACATTATCGGTGAGCATACTGATTATAACGGAGGCTTTGTTCTTCCATGTGCCATCAAGTATGGTACCTGTATGGTAGCCAAGCTAAACGGCACCAATACTATGCGCATTTTAGCCGTTGATATGAATAATGATTACGACGAGTTTGAATTAGCTGCAAAGATTGAAAAACACCCAACCAAGCTATGGGTAAACTATCTGCGTGGCGTTGCCTATCAGATTTGTGAGAAGTTCGGCAGCAAGGTTAAAGGTCTAGATATTGCTATCAAGGGTGATGTTCCTCCAGGAGCAGGTCTATCCTCATCTGCATCTTTAGAGGTATGTTTCGGTCATTTAGTATCAAATGCCTTTGATTTAAATATTGCTCTAATGGATATTGCTCTGATGGGCCAGACTGCTGAAGCTTATATCGGCATGAAGTGTGGTATTATGGATCAGGCTATCTCTGCAAACGGCACCAAAGATCATGCCGTTCGTATCGACTGCAAATCTTATGGTTTAACTCAGGTAGCTGTTCCTTCAAATCTTGAGATTCTGATCATCAATTCAAACATCAAGCATCAGTTGGTAGGTTCTGAGTATAACGATCGTCGTGAGAGCTGTGAAAAGGCTGCAAAGATTATAGGAGTTCCTCTGTTACGTGATGCTACTATGGAAATGCTTGATGCATGCAAGGATAAGATGGATGATGTTACCTACCGTCGAGCCCGTCATGTAATCACTGAGGATGATCGTGTTTTAGAGGCTTCTAAGGCTTTTGAATCAGGAGATCTTAAGACTCTTGCAAAACTGATGTACGCATCTCACATGTCACAGAAGCAGGATTTTGAAATCACTGTAAAGGAAACCGATGCTATCGTTGATATCGTTAAGGAAGCCTTAGGCGAGGAATATGCTGCAGTTCGTCAGACAGGTGGTGGTTTCGGTGGCTGTGTTGTTGCTGTTGTTGAGCCAAAGAATGTTGAAGTGGTTAAGAATGCTATCAACGCCAAGTACCAGAAGATTTCAGGTATTGGCGCAACCATTTTTGAAACTCAGGCATGTGATGGCGCAACCTTCACTCGTCTAGCTTAA
- the amrA gene encoding AmmeMemoRadiSam system protein A, producing the protein MSILAAVAVPHPPLIIPEVGLGKEKKIQSTIDSYNSVMEFVASFKPETVVISSPHMESYADYIHVASGSGESGSFSQFGAGAVRIDSVYDEVFIDELCADFKTKNLSAGKLGHKMTELDHATMIPMWFLNKYLQNYKVVRIGISGLDLCEHYRVGQAIAEVASRLKRKTVFIGSGDLSHRLLEDGPYGFDSNGPVFDKSIAESFRESDFYKLLSIPSNVCEGAGECGFRPFVMMAGVLDRKAIDGKLLSYEGPFGVGYAVACFSVTGEDDDNNYLDRFLKAQREQNTKSKESSDEYAYLARASMEHYVKKHSMLQRPEGLSRDLTNKRAAVFVSLKKFGQLRGCIGSLAPTSECVADEIIKFAVNACSYDPRFEPVREEELPFITVSVDVLTEPEKIGSIEELNPKKYGVIVRAGHKSGVLLPDLEGVDTPQEQIRICRRKGNISDDESVELERFEVIRHF; encoded by the coding sequence ATGTCAATTTTAGCTGCTGTTGCTGTACCTCATCCTCCTTTAATTATCCCTGAGGTTGGATTAGGAAAAGAAAAAAAGATTCAGTCAACTATAGACTCCTATAACAGTGTTATGGAGTTTGTTGCCTCATTTAAGCCAGAAACAGTGGTAATATCATCTCCTCATATGGAATCTTATGCTGACTATATTCATGTAGCCTCAGGCTCTGGGGAGTCAGGAAGTTTCTCTCAGTTTGGTGCAGGGGCAGTTCGTATTGATTCAGTCTATGATGAAGTCTTTATCGATGAACTGTGCGCTGATTTTAAAACTAAGAATTTGAGCGCGGGTAAACTTGGTCACAAGATGACTGAACTAGATCATGCAACTATGATCCCGATGTGGTTTTTAAATAAATATCTTCAAAATTATAAAGTTGTAAGGATCGGTATCAGTGGTCTTGATCTGTGTGAGCACTACAGAGTCGGTCAGGCGATAGCTGAGGTTGCCTCTAGATTAAAGCGTAAAACTGTATTTATTGGCAGTGGAGATTTATCTCATCGTCTTTTAGAAGATGGGCCATATGGTTTTGACAGCAATGGACCTGTTTTTGACAAGAGTATAGCAGAGTCATTCAGAGAATCTGATTTTTATAAGCTTCTGTCAATTCCTTCCAACGTTTGCGAAGGGGCAGGTGAGTGCGGTTTCAGACCATTTGTGATGATGGCAGGAGTACTTGACCGTAAAGCTATAGATGGAAAACTTCTATCCTATGAAGGTCCATTTGGTGTTGGATATGCTGTTGCCTGCTTTTCGGTTACAGGAGAGGATGATGACAATAATTATCTTGATAGATTCTTAAAAGCTCAACGAGAACAGAATACAAAATCAAAAGAATCCTCTGATGAGTATGCCTATCTTGCTAGAGCTTCAATGGAACATTATGTAAAAAAACATTCCATGTTGCAAAGACCGGAAGGTCTTTCTAGGGATTTAACTAATAAGAGAGCAGCTGTTTTTGTTTCATTAAAGAAATTCGGACAGCTGCGTGGCTGTATAGGCTCTCTTGCTCCAACCTCTGAATGTGTGGCAGATGAAATTATAAAATTTGCTGTCAATGCCTGTTCATACGACCCTAGATTTGAACCTGTCAGAGAGGAAGAGCTTCCTTTTATAACCGTGAGTGTGGATGTTCTGACTGAACCTGAGAAGATAGGATCTATTGAAGAGCTTAATCCTAAAAAGTATGGTGTGATTGTAAGAGCAGGGCATAAGAGTGGCGTGCTTCTGCCTGATCTTGAAGGAGTGGATACTCCTCAGGAGCAGATTAGGATCTGCCGACGCAAGGGCAATATTTCTGACGATGAATCTGTAGAGCTTGAGCGTTTTGAAGTGATTAGACATTTCTGA
- a CDS encoding NirD/YgiW/YdeI family stress tolerance protein, with the protein MKKITLGIISAAIILASGVVMADNGKHDKYHGEDYGRHNPMGMMCNVGSSNLPRGFGLELNELTVKQILTESKEDDTVRVKGRLTKYLGDEKFELTDSNNDTIIVELDNDRNWSYIEKDMPIEIIAKVDDEKVTKILEVKCAKPDFGDRKNRPQRTNGPRGFDQSNDVK; encoded by the coding sequence ATGAAAAAAATAACCTTAGGTATAATCAGTGCCGCAATTATTCTTGCATCTGGTGTTGTAATGGCTGATAACGGCAAGCACGATAAATATCACGGTGAAGATTACGGCAGACATAATCCAATGGGAATGATGTGCAACGTAGGAAGCAGCAACCTCCCAAGAGGCTTTGGCCTTGAGCTTAACGAATTAACTGTAAAGCAGATTCTAACAGAGAGCAAGGAAGATGATACAGTTAGAGTAAAAGGTCGTTTAACCAAGTATCTTGGTGATGAGAAATTCGAACTTACTGACAGTAATAACGATACCATCATTGTAGAACTTGATAATGATCGTAACTGGTCATATATAGAAAAAGATATGCCTATTGAGATTATCGCAAAGGTAGACGATGAAAAGGTTACCAAGATCCTTGAAGTAAAGTGTGCAAAACCGGATTTTGGAGACAGAAAGAATCGACCTCAACGTACAAACGGACCACGAGGATTCGATCAGTCGAATGATGTAAAATAA
- the amrS gene encoding AmmeMemoRadiSam system radical SAM enzyme, whose product MTQKVRCELCPRHCSLADGAIGVCKGRWNHDGLIRPLNYGCITSVALDPIEKKPLYHFFPGSYILSVGSFGCNFKCPFCQNHSISMAGNSCDYRKLTPEDLIALAIQLKNSERGNIGIAFTYNEPLISYEFVLDTSKELKKYNLKSVLVTNGGICSDYLENLLPYIDAMNIDLKGFSQKFYDYVKGDFETVKQNIRLAYSKCHVEVTTLIIPTKNDSDSDMRSEAEYLSSISPDIPLHLSRFFPRYKEQDLYPTPIETIDRLCSVASEYLNYVHRGNC is encoded by the coding sequence ATGACTCAGAAAGTTAGATGTGAACTTTGTCCTAGACACTGTAGTCTTGCAGATGGAGCAATAGGAGTATGCAAAGGAAGGTGGAATCATGATGGTCTGATAAGGCCCTTAAATTACGGTTGTATTACTTCTGTTGCTCTTGATCCTATTGAGAAGAAGCCTCTATACCATTTTTTCCCTGGAAGCTATATTCTCTCAGTAGGAAGCTTTGGATGTAATTTTAAATGCCCCTTCTGTCAGAATCATTCTATATCAATGGCAGGCAATAGCTGTGACTATCGTAAGCTTACTCCAGAGGATCTGATAGCGTTAGCTATACAGTTAAAAAACAGTGAGCGAGGCAATATTGGAATTGCATTTACCTACAATGAACCACTTATAAGCTATGAGTTTGTCCTGGATACCTCAAAAGAGTTAAAAAAGTATAATCTCAAGTCAGTGCTGGTTACAAATGGAGGTATATGTTCTGATTATCTAGAAAATTTGCTTCCTTACATTGATGCCATGAATATCGATCTGAAGGGCTTTTCTCAGAAGTTTTACGATTATGTCAAAGGTGATTTTGAAACTGTAAAGCAAAATATACGACTTGCGTATTCTAAGTGCCATGTTGAGGTTACTACTCTGATTATTCCTACTAAGAATGATTCTGATTCTGATATGCGCTCTGAGGCTGAATATCTTTCTTCTATAAGTCCTGATATACCTCTTCATTTGAGCAGGTTTTTTCCAAGATACAAAGAACAGGATCTATATCCTACACCAATAGAGACCATTGACAGACTTTGTTCTGTTGCCTCTGAATATTTAAATTATGTTCATCGTGGAAATTGTTGA
- a CDS encoding ABC transporter substrate-binding protein → MIKLTNLIKTVSLCSALISGLSFAEGIPQVKATMFMEQEGFLMWYAKEQGWDNELGIDIKLEISNTNGIDVMNKHRDNPDIWNITAASSIPFIIGSNNMDLRIIGIACDEGPSTSVMIRKGSDILKVKGWNQDYPEICGSPETIKGKTFLVKGISSGAYTLAAWLDIFNLNFSHVVIKDITGPEILKEMENKNITGAGLWSPDTYESEYIGYQNVTTAANIDEYIPIMFLADNKYVKDNEETVGKFLAVYFRAVEKLREDANQMVPAYQKFLKSYTGRDFSETICLKDLKDHTVYTIDEQLNLFENKDNKKSAIQKIERTLTTGLMLIMKDLPSNNPNIKITNHMKDPNYVTDKYLKIAKKYLNK, encoded by the coding sequence ATGATCAAGTTAACTAATCTGATTAAGACCGTATCCTTATGTTCTGCCTTAATTTCTGGACTAAGCTTCGCTGAAGGTATTCCACAAGTAAAAGCAACCATGTTTATGGAACAGGAAGGCTTTTTAATGTGGTATGCAAAGGAGCAGGGCTGGGATAATGAGCTAGGAATCGATATTAAGCTTGAGATTTCCAATACCAATGGAATAGATGTAATGAACAAGCATCGAGATAATCCGGATATCTGGAATATCACCGCTGCTAGTAGTATTCCTTTCATCATCGGCAGCAACAATATGGATTTAAGAATAATCGGCATAGCCTGTGATGAAGGTCCTTCTACCAGTGTTATGATCAGAAAAGGCAGTGATATTCTCAAAGTTAAGGGATGGAACCAAGATTATCCTGAAATCTGCGGAAGTCCAGAAACCATAAAAGGAAAAACATTCCTTGTAAAAGGAATTTCCTCAGGCGCCTATACGCTTGCAGCCTGGCTTGATATCTTCAATCTGAATTTCTCTCATGTGGTTATCAAGGATATAACAGGACCGGAAATTCTGAAGGAAATGGAAAACAAAAATATTACTGGTGCCGGTCTATGGTCTCCTGATACATATGAATCTGAGTATATAGGCTACCAGAATGTTACTACCGCTGCCAACATTGATGAATACATTCCTATCATGTTCCTCGCAGACAACAAGTACGTTAAGGATAATGAAGAAACAGTAGGAAAGTTTTTGGCAGTATATTTCAGAGCTGTCGAAAAACTGCGCGAGGATGCTAATCAGATGGTACCTGCGTATCAGAAATTCCTGAAGAGTTATACTGGGCGTGATTTCAGTGAAACAATATGTCTGAAGGATTTAAAGGATCATACTGTCTATACGATAGATGAACAGCTAAATCTCTTTGAGAACAAGGACAACAAGAAGAGTGCAATTCAGAAAATTGAAAGAACGCTTACAACCGGTCTTATGCTGATTATGAAGGATTTACCATCCAATAATCCTAATATCAAGATCACCAATCATATGAAAGATCCTAACTACGTTACTGACAAGTATTTAAAAATTGCAAAGAAATATCTAAATAAGTAA
- a CDS encoding NAD(P)H-dependent oxidoreductase: protein MKTLIIFSHTWFKGSKVNRALLEAAQDVKNVTIRNLEELYGQNPEKIDVKAEQKLIEECDRIVFQCPVFWFSTPPMLKAYIDRVFEHGWAYGSQGHALEGKKLQLVLSTGSPQESYKAPTIGELFLPLTAVGNYTGMDVAPIRVAYGCLTISDSDIQKLCDNYKKLLSE, encoded by the coding sequence ATGAAAACTCTAATTATTTTTTCTCATACCTGGTTTAAAGGTTCTAAGGTTAACCGCGCTCTTCTTGAGGCCGCTCAGGATGTAAAAAATGTTACAATCCGCAATCTTGAGGAACTGTACGGACAGAACCCTGAAAAGATTGATGTAAAGGCAGAACAGAAACTAATTGAAGAATGCGACAGAATAGTTTTCCAGTGTCCTGTTTTCTGGTTCAGTACTCCTCCTATGCTAAAGGCATACATTGACAGAGTATTTGAACACGGATGGGCTTATGGTTCTCAAGGTCATGCCTTGGAAGGCAAGAAACTTCAGCTTGTACTAAGTACTGGTAGTCCACAGGAAAGCTACAAAGCACCTACCATTGGAGAGCTATTCCTTCCACTGACAGCAGTTGGTAACTATACAGGCATGGATGTTGCTCCAATTCGTGTGGCATATGGATGTCTGACTATTTCTGATTCTGATATTCAGAAACTTTGTGATAACTATAAGAAACTTTTATCAGAGTAG
- a CDS encoding UDP-glucose--hexose-1-phosphate uridylyltransferase: MTSFNLTDHPHRRFNALTGEWILVSPHRAKRPWQGQVEKLANEIKPSYDPKCYLCPGNTRVNGDSNPKYEKNFVFTNDFAALTPDTPLDAPESEELFQLEAARGTARVICFSPDHSKTLPVMDVEEIRGVVDLWGDQFTELSKTYKYVQLFENKGAIMGCSNPHPHGQIWACNFIPEEVMKEYRQQKKYFEKHNTPLLLDYVNAELKKKERIIFETEYFVALVPFWAFWPFETMILPKFKVQTINQLNDDQRNDLALAIKKLTCRYDNLFECSFPYSMGWHNAPVDGEEHSEWQLHANYYPPLLRSATVKKFVAGFELLAEKQRDLTPEQAASRLRELSETHYSLNK; the protein is encoded by the coding sequence ATGACATCTTTTAACTTAACAGATCATCCACACAGAAGATTCAATGCCCTAACAGGTGAATGGATCCTGGTTTCTCCTCACAGAGCAAAGAGACCTTGGCAGGGACAGGTTGAGAAACTGGCAAATGAGATTAAGCCTAGCTATGATCCTAAATGCTACCTGTGCCCAGGCAACACCCGTGTAAACGGAGATTCTAACCCTAAGTATGAGAAGAATTTCGTTTTCACCAATGACTTTGCGGCTTTAACTCCAGATACTCCTCTGGATGCACCTGAGTCTGAGGAATTATTCCAGCTTGAGGCAGCCCGTGGTACTGCAAGAGTTATCTGCTTTAGCCCTGATCACTCAAAGACTCTTCCTGTAATGGATGTTGAAGAGATTCGTGGTGTGGTTGACCTATGGGGAGACCAGTTCACAGAGCTTTCAAAAACCTATAAGTATGTACAGTTATTTGAGAATAAAGGTGCAATTATGGGTTGCTCAAATCCACATCCACACGGACAGATCTGGGCATGTAACTTCATTCCTGAAGAAGTTATGAAAGAATACAGACAGCAGAAGAAGTATTTTGAAAAGCACAATACTCCACTGCTATTAGACTATGTAAATGCAGAGCTGAAGAAAAAAGAGCGCATTATTTTTGAAACCGAATACTTTGTTGCTCTTGTTCCTTTCTGGGCATTCTGGCCATTTGAAACCATGATTCTTCCTAAGTTCAAGGTTCAGACTATCAATCAGCTGAATGATGATCAGCGCAACGATCTGGCTTTAGCCATCAAGAAGCTGACCTGCCGTTACGACAATCTATTTGAATGTTCATTCCCATACTCAATGGGCTGGCACAATGCTCCTGTTGACGGTGAAGAGCATTCAGAGTGGCAGCTGCACGCTAACTACTATCCACCTCTATTAAGAAGTGCAACCGTTAAGAAGTTTGTTGCTGGCTTCGAGCTTTTAGCCGAAAAGCAGCGTGATTTAACTCCTGAGCAGGCAGCAAGCCGCTTAAGAGAGCTATCTGAGACTCATTATTCATTAAATAAATAA
- a CDS encoding RNA-guided endonuclease InsQ/TnpB family protein: MIFTKTLKIRINVPSEQETLLRQMTEQYRQACNFISEYVFTHSFDLNFFSLNKVLYRNIRGKFRLKSQLAQSSIKTVIARYNTVKEQLLEHPYRYKDEKGEWQSIPKTLEWLFKPVYFSRPQTDLVRNRDYSFDENGSLLSINTLGERIKCTYEREHFKEYFDGSWRFGTAKLVKLKGLWYLHIPVTREKEDFKKENVKHIVGIDRGLRFLSVSYDEEGKTEFISGKKIATKRNKFLELRRELQAKGTKSARRRLKAISGRENRWMSDVNHQISKTLVRKYGKDTLFVLEDLTGVSFDERNLSRTATQRYDLRSWSFYQLEQFLKYKAQETGSEVLRVSAKYTSQRCPVCGRIHKQSRDHNRHLYSCPCGYKSNDDRVGAMNIQNLGKRWLSGEKNPRYKKDNN, from the coding sequence TTGATATTTACAAAAACATTAAAAATAAGAATTAATGTACCTTCAGAACAGGAAACACTGTTACGTCAGATGACGGAGCAGTATCGACAGGCATGTAATTTTATTTCAGAATACGTTTTTACCCATTCCTTTGACTTGAACTTCTTCAGTCTCAATAAAGTACTGTACAGAAATATAAGAGGAAAGTTTAGACTTAAATCTCAGCTTGCACAGTCATCCATCAAAACAGTTATTGCAAGATATAATACTGTAAAAGAACAGCTTTTAGAGCATCCATACCGCTATAAAGACGAGAAAGGCGAATGGCAGAGCATACCAAAGACACTGGAATGGCTTTTTAAGCCGGTGTATTTCAGCAGACCACAGACAGATTTGGTTCGCAACAGAGATTACAGTTTTGATGAAAATGGAAGTCTGTTATCAATCAATACTCTTGGAGAAAGAATCAAATGTACTTATGAGAGAGAACATTTCAAAGAATATTTTGATGGCAGCTGGAGATTTGGAACAGCGAAGCTTGTGAAACTCAAAGGCCTATGGTATCTGCATATTCCTGTAACCAGAGAAAAAGAAGATTTCAAAAAAGAGAATGTAAAACATATAGTGGGAATAGACAGAGGCTTACGCTTTTTGTCTGTAAGCTATGATGAAGAAGGAAAGACCGAATTTATAAGCGGAAAGAAGATTGCAACAAAGCGAAACAAATTCCTTGAGCTGAGACGAGAGCTTCAGGCTAAAGGAACAAAATCAGCAAGACGAAGACTAAAAGCTATATCCGGACGAGAAAACCGCTGGATGTCAGATGTAAACCATCAGATATCAAAGACACTCGTGAGGAAGTATGGCAAAGATACACTCTTTGTTCTTGAGGATTTAACCGGTGTAAGTTTTGATGAGCGCAATCTTTCAAGAACAGCAACACAGAGATATGACCTAAGAAGCTGGAGCTTCTACCAGCTGGAGCAGTTTCTAAAATACAAAGCTCAAGAGACGGGCTCTGAAGTACTTAGGGTAAGTGCAAAATACACATCTCAGAGATGTCCCGTATGTGGAAGGATCCACAAACAGAGCAGAGATCATAACAGACATCTGTATAGCTGCCCATGCGGCTATAAATCCAATGATGACAGAGTTGGAGCCATGAATATTCAGAATCTTGGAAAGAGATGGCTGTCAGGAGAAAAGAATCCTCGATACAAAAAGGATAATAACTGA